A single window of Achromobacter xylosoxidans DNA harbors:
- a CDS encoding NAD(P)H-hydrate epimerase, translated as MSSSHSVARIRAAERQALAEGRRLMPLAGAAAARFVAQRIEPCSVVLALAGPGNNGGDALEAATRLRELGHDVRVLLPAGAQCLPPDAARAYAGWVAAGGIALSILTPDLLPDLVIDGLFGIGLNRPLGPDWQALVDAVNGWNAPVLALDVPSGIDADTGVALGRPIRARWTLSFIGRARGLALAAQAAGELHLDTLGVVMPGEDDDA; from the coding sequence ATGTCGTCTTCCCATTCCGTCGCCAGGATCCGCGCCGCCGAACGCCAGGCCCTGGCCGAAGGCCGGCGCCTGATGCCGCTGGCGGGCGCGGCGGCGGCCCGTTTCGTGGCGCAGCGGATCGAGCCCTGCTCGGTGGTGCTGGCGCTGGCCGGACCCGGCAACAATGGCGGCGATGCCCTGGAGGCGGCGACCCGGCTGCGGGAACTGGGCCATGATGTGCGGGTCCTGCTGCCGGCGGGCGCTCAATGCCTGCCGCCCGACGCCGCACGCGCGTATGCGGGTTGGGTCGCGGCCGGCGGCATCGCCTTGTCCATCCTGACTCCCGACCTGTTGCCGGATCTGGTCATCGATGGCCTGTTCGGCATCGGCCTGAATCGTCCGTTGGGGCCTGATTGGCAGGCGCTGGTGGATGCGGTCAATGGCTGGAACGCGCCCGTGCTGGCGCTGGACGTACCCAGTGGCATCGACGCCGATACCGGTGTGGCACTGGGCCGGCCGATCCGGGCGCGCTGGACGCTGTCCTTCATCGGCCGGGCCCGGGGGCTGGCGCTGGCCGCGCAGGCGGCCGGCGAATTGCACCTCGACACGCTGGGGGTGGTAATGCCGGGGGAGGACGACGACGCCTGA
- the orn gene encoding oligoribonuclease: MAVNENRLVWLDMEMTGLDPEKERIIEVAVVVTEADLTVVAEGPVLVVHQSDSLLDAMDNWNKSTHGKSGLIDKVRASTISEAQAEDTLLAFLAQHVPAGKSPLCGNTISQDRRFMFAYMPRLEQFFHYRNLDVSTLKELARRWAPAVYKGFEKKSRHEALADIYESIDELKYYREHFLKV; encoded by the coding sequence ATGGCTGTGAACGAAAATCGCCTGGTTTGGCTGGACATGGAAATGACCGGCCTGGACCCTGAAAAAGAACGCATCATCGAGGTCGCCGTGGTGGTCACCGAGGCCGACCTGACCGTGGTCGCCGAAGGCCCCGTGCTGGTGGTGCACCAGTCCGACAGCCTGCTCGACGCCATGGACAACTGGAACAAATCCACCCACGGCAAGAGTGGCCTGATCGACAAGGTGCGCGCCTCGACGATTTCCGAAGCGCAGGCAGAGGATACGCTGTTGGCGTTTCTCGCGCAGCACGTGCCGGCAGGCAAGTCGCCGCTGTGCGGCAACACCATCAGCCAGGACCGCCGGTTCATGTTTGCTTACATGCCGCGCCTGGAACAGTTCTTTCATTACCGCAACCTGGACGTCAGCACGCTCAAGGAACTGGCGCGCCGCTGGGCGCCGGCCGTGTACAAGGGGTTCGAGAAGAAGAGCCGCCACGAGGCGCTGGCCGACATCTATGAATCGATCGACGAACTGAAGTACTACCGCGAGCACTTCCTTAAGGTGTAA